A stretch of Vibrio sp. B1FLJ16 DNA encodes these proteins:
- a CDS encoding GTP-binding protein, which produces MSNRVPTNILTGFLGAGKTTTILNLLKNKPENENWAVLVNEFGEVGIDGALMTDKGALIKEVPGGCMCCTAGVPMSVGITALLRQKPDRLLIEPTGLGHPKQVIATLTSEQYLPYVDLKATIALVDPRNLSDEKYLSNQNFADQLDCADVVIGSKVDLCASHDIDVFNDWITDQSPSKVFSKLIHDGDLPLEVLDIERIHGCASSHIESHHHDHAHQEPQFQIPPGEAFIRKENKGQGYFSCGWLIGAEYKFDFDQLFSMLSALTAERVKAVVNTDQGCYAFNVANGVVSVNEISLDGFESRLEVIDSQLLPWDELERVLLRLSGIEQ; this is translated from the coding sequence ATGTCAAATCGAGTACCTACCAACATACTGACCGGATTTTTGGGTGCGGGTAAAACGACGACGATTTTAAACCTATTAAAGAATAAGCCTGAAAACGAGAACTGGGCGGTATTGGTCAATGAATTTGGCGAGGTTGGAATTGACGGTGCTTTGATGACAGATAAAGGGGCACTGATTAAGGAAGTACCTGGTGGCTGCATGTGTTGTACTGCGGGAGTACCTATGTCTGTGGGGATCACAGCTTTGCTACGTCAAAAGCCAGATCGCCTGCTTATTGAACCAACTGGGTTAGGGCATCCAAAACAGGTTATCGCGACGCTCACTTCTGAGCAGTATTTGCCTTACGTTGATCTTAAAGCAACGATTGCTTTAGTAGACCCTCGTAATCTGAGTGATGAAAAGTACTTATCTAATCAGAACTTCGCAGACCAACTTGATTGTGCTGATGTGGTAATCGGCAGCAAAGTCGATCTTTGTGCCAGCCATGATATCGATGTATTTAATGACTGGATTACGGATCAGTCTCCGTCAAAAGTGTTTAGTAAACTGATTCATGATGGCGATCTGCCACTTGAAGTTCTTGATATTGAACGCATTCATGGCTGCGCTTCTTCTCATATTGAATCACACCATCATGATCACGCTCATCAAGAGCCACAATTTCAGATCCCGCCTGGTGAAGCATTTATCCGTAAAGAAAACAAAGGGCAAGGTTATTTTAGCTGTGGCTGGCTAATTGGTGCGGAGTATAAGTTCGATTTTGACCAGCTATTTTCGATGTTGTCGGCGTTAACGGCAGAGCGGGTAAAAGCCGTAGTGAATACGGATCAGGGATGTTACGCCTTTAATGTTGCCAATGGCGTCGTGTCGGTTAATGAAATCAGCCTTGATGGATTTGAATCGAGACTTGAAGTGATTGACTCTCAGTTATTGCCTTGGGATGAATTAGAGCGTGTGCTACTAAGATTGTCGGGTATTGAGCAGTAA